The nucleotide sequence AGATGAAGCGGATCAGATGCTTGATATGGGCTTTATTGAAGATGTGGACTTGATTGCATCTCGTATGGCTAACGAACTTCAGATGATGGTGTTCTCTGCAACTGTACCGGAAAAATTGCAGCCTTTCTTGAAAAAATATATGCAGAACCCTAAGCACGTGCACGTAGAGCCTCAGCATATTACGGCAAAAGACATCAAGCATGTTCTTATTCAAGCAAAGCATAATGATAAGCTTCCCATGTTGATAAAAACAGCGAGAAATTATAATCCTTATTTTGCGATTATTTTTGCTAACACCAAAAAAGCAGTTGATGAAATCGCGGACGCTATGAGTGCAGAAGGAATGAGTGTTGAACGTTTGCATGGTGACATACCGCCACGAACAAGAAAGAGCATCATGAAACGCGTTCAAAAAGCGGAATTTCAATTTTTAGTTGCAACAGATCTTGCAGCACGCGGAATTGATATTAAAGGTGTCAGCCACATCATTAATTATGAATTTCCGAAAGATCTTGATTTCTACATTCATAGAGCGGGCAGAACAGGCCGTGCAGGAATGTCAGGAATCTGTGCTTCTCTTTATGAACAGACAGATCAGCATTCTGTTCAAAAACTTAAAGAGAAAAAAATTGTTTTCCACTTAGAACAGTATAAGAATGGTGAATGGGTACCTGTAAAACCGAGTAAGAAAAGCACAGGATCAAAAGAGCAAGACGGCGTGTATGTACCAAAACCTCGTAAAGTAAAACCAGGTTATAAGAAGAAAATGGACGAGCAGAAAAAGAAATTAATGAAGAAGAAAAGAAGAAACATCAGATAGTTTGTTAGGGAAGAGGGGAAAATATGATTAAACTAGGATCTCACGTTTCAATGAGCGGTAAAAAAATGCTTCTCGCTGCTAGTGAAGAAGCTGTTTCATATGGTGCCAACACATTTATGATCTATACAGGTGCACCCCAAAACACGAGACGAAAAAAAATTGAAGACCTTAATATTGAAGCCGGAACGAGGCACATGATCGAGAACGGCATCGTTGATATTGTCGTTCATGCTCCGTACATCATCAATATCGGAAATGCAGTTAAACCTGAAACCTTTGAGCTCGGTGTTGATTTTTTAAGAAGAGAGATCGAACGAACAGATGCACTTGGTGCGAAACAGATCGTGCTGCATCCTGGTGCACATGTTGGTGAAGGTTCTGAGGTCGGTATCAAAAAGATCATCGAAGGTCTTAATGAAGTGCTGACAAAAGAGCAAAATGTTCAAATCGCACTAGAGACAATGGCTGGAAAAGGATCTGAATGCGGAAAAACGTTTGAAGAGCTTGCACAGATAATTGATGGCGTTACACTGAATGAAAAGCTTTCTGTTTGCTTTGATACGTGCCATACACATGATGCAGGCTATGACATCGTAAACGATTTTGACGGAGTTATGAATCAGTTTGATAAAATAGTCGGCATGGATCGAATAAAAGTATTTCACATTAACGACAGTAAAAATGTTACCGGAGCTGCAAAAGACAGACACGAAAACATAGGCTTCGGACATATTGGATTTG is from Fictibacillus sp. b24 and encodes:
- a CDS encoding deoxyribonuclease IV; its protein translation is MIKLGSHVSMSGKKMLLAASEEAVSYGANTFMIYTGAPQNTRRKKIEDLNIEAGTRHMIENGIVDIVVHAPYIINIGNAVKPETFELGVDFLRREIERTDALGAKQIVLHPGAHVGEGSEVGIKKIIEGLNEVLTKEQNVQIALETMAGKGSECGKTFEELAQIIDGVTLNEKLSVCFDTCHTHDAGYDIVNDFDGVMNQFDKIVGMDRIKVFHINDSKNVTGAAKDRHENIGFGHIGFDALSYIVHHDQFKDIPKILETPYVGTDKNNKKPPYQLEIEMIKAKTFDPELQNKLLNA
- a CDS encoding DEAD/DEAH box helicase, with amino-acid sequence MKSPFERLKINESLQTALSSIGFERPTDIQERVIPGIINGQDMIGQSQTGSGKTFAFLLPLMHRIDVTKDEVQAVITAPTRELAQQIYNEFLKISEHMPEEKQIRAKAIVGGTDRKRMAEKLKTVPQLVIGTPGRIKDLVNAQELVVFTANMLVVDEADQMLDMGFIEDVDLIASRMANELQMMVFSATVPEKLQPFLKKYMQNPKHVHVEPQHITAKDIKHVLIQAKHNDKLPMLIKTARNYNPYFAIIFANTKKAVDEIADAMSAEGMSVERLHGDIPPRTRKSIMKRVQKAEFQFLVATDLAARGIDIKGVSHIINYEFPKDLDFYIHRAGRTGRAGMSGICASLYEQTDQHSVQKLKEKKIVFHLEQYKNGEWVPVKPSKKSTGSKEQDGVYVPKPRKVKPGYKKKMDEQKKKLMKKKRRNIR